In one Amaranthus tricolor cultivar Red isolate AtriRed21 chromosome 8, ASM2621246v1, whole genome shotgun sequence genomic region, the following are encoded:
- the LOC130821075 gene encoding WPP domain-interacting tail-anchored protein 2-like isoform X2 translates to MGLDACVANGIKDVDPEAACNSLSNGIAISENGSMEPTKLMELISLLNMELAYFSEKLVNLDLLMTIVSLGEIGLGELSIQNNNISDVEIEKALIFDLSFGYLDSEITELASFLEILQAKMMDAQQEICSFKKRKDIFTVFQAKLQASENSWIHLQEQMSELKRQLVNFHRTLSLIRNDSMYSIEIEDFERSNYDMQIAGQQRYVLSMLEKSLAAELNLEKQLLESKRIEKELNSKLILTNDVVLGMESFLDVVLERLLEAEHSSQVYKGFAKETMSRFQICEFNMHCSVHREEELKSKLQNSLERLKERESAEVKLKEVEEKLKASESKLQEVKASYEVIQEQLSMVEDTNESLREHLFMVETRADEAEEKLVTLTEENAELREELGFLKGGDSNGEKIGLLEKQVRDLDVKLQTSKCFADASLEQQSMLYTAIWDMETLIEELKSKVSKAESKVESAHKECLDLAETNVELNKQIGYLKDENGKLVDNQKEVNKLQVAREKEIKNLAKVFNEMAVQLAIERERLQKQLSSLARENTILLEELRKTRKNLLGATQSKKDDDKKDIDTATDDPATGISTELANTEEVVETSTTATASNQVDEVVYSQVYETSDKNTHKTEATAIPRSHDVAMTIVANCTDHEEAEAAGSSRSGAAADSNITHENAASRTSHENVGKMKNKQFNKKSCLFAAVFVVGFSVLVMNVDWLEIYHIMRRQYIRFE, encoded by the exons ATGGGTTTGGATGCTTGTGTTGCCAACGGCATCAAAGATGTTGACCCAGAAGCTGCTTGCAATTCTCTATCCAATGGGATTGCGATTAGCGAAAATGGTTCAATGGAGCCAACTAAACTTATGGaattaatatctttattaaACATGGAGTTGGCATACTTTTCTGAGAAGCTAGTGAACTTGGATCTTCTTATGACAATTGTGTCACTCGGAGAGATTGGGCTTGGAGAATTGTCGATCCAAAACAACAATATCTCCGATGTAGAAATCGAGAAGGCTCTGATATTTGATCTTTCATTTGGTTATCTAGATTCCGAAATAACTGAATTAGCGAGTTTCTTAGAAATTCTTCAAGCGAAAATGATGGACGCACAGCAAGAAATATgttcttttaaaaaaagaaaagatataTTCACCGTCTTTCAAGCGAAGTTGCAGGCTTCGGAAAATTCTTGGATTCATTTACAAGAGCAAATGTCCGAGTTGAAGAGGCAATTAGTAAATTTTCACCGAACACTTTCATTAATTCGAAATGACAGCA TGTACTCGATTGAAATCGAAGATTTCGAGAGATCCAATTATGATATGCAGATTGCTGGGCAGCAAAGATATGTGCTTAGCATGCTGGAAAAATCGCTAGCTGCAGAACTTAATCTCGAGAAACAGTTACTCGAATCaaagagaatagagaaagagctAAACTCAAAGCTCATACTTACAAATGATGTCGTCTTGGGTATGGAATCATTTCTAGACGTTGTTTTAGAGAGACTATTAGAAGCTGAACATTCTTCGCAGGTTTATAAGGGGTTTGCAAAGGAAACGATGTCACGTTTTCAGATTTGTGAATTTAACATGCATTGCTCGGTTCACAGAGAAGAGGAGCTCAAATCCAAGCTTCAGAATAGCTTAGAGCGACTGAAAGAAAGGGAAAGCGCGGAGGTTAAATTGAAAGAAGTTGAAGAGAAGTTGAAAGCTTCTGAGTCAAAGTTACAAGAGGTTAAGGCCTCGTATGAGGTTATCCAAGagcaactttcgatggtagaaGACACAAATGAATCTCTAAGAGAACATCTTTTTATGGTGGAAACTAGAGCGGATGAAGCCGAAGAAAAACTTGTTACTTTAACTGAAGAGAATGCGGAGCTTAGAGAAGAATTGGGATTTCTTAAAGGTGGTGATAGTAATGGAGAGAAGATAGGTTTGTTGGAAAAACAGGTGAGAGACTTGGATGTTAAGTTGCAAACTTCTAAGTGTTTTGCGGACGCCAGTCTAGAGCAGCAAAGTATGCTCTACACGGCTATATGGGACATGGAAACATTGATCGAGGAGCTAAAATCGAAGGTATCGAAAGCCGAGAGTAAGGTCGAAAGTGCGCATAAAGAGTGCCTTGATTTAGCGGAGACGAATGTGGAACTTAACAAACAAATAGGTTATCTTAAAGAtgaaaatggaaagttagtggATAATCAGAAAGAAGTAAACAAATTACAAGTAGCAAGGGAAAAGGAAATCAAAAATTTGGCAAAGGTTTTCAATGAAATGGCTGTGCAGTTAGCTATTGAAAGAGAGAGGCTTCAGAAACAG TTATCCTCTTTAGCCAGAGAAAACACGATATTGTTGGAGGAGTTGCGGAAAACAAGGAAAAACTTGCTTGGGGCTACTCAAAGCAAGAAAGACGATGATAAAAAAGACATCGACACCGCCACAGATGATCCTGCTACTGGAATAAGCACAGAACTAGCAAATACCGAAGaggtagttgaaacttcgacaACAGCCACCGCGAGTAACCAGGTTGATGAAGTCGTATATTCACAG GTGTACGAGACATCAGACAAAAACACACATAAAACAGAAGCTACAGCTATCCCTAGATCACACGACGTTGCTATGACTATTGTCGCTAATTGTACAGACCATGAAGAAGCTGAAGCTGCAGGTTCCTCCCGATCTGGTGCTGCTGCCGATTCTAATATAACCCATGAAAATGCTGCTAGTCGTACGAGCCATGAAAATGTGGGCaagatgaagaacaaacaattCAATAAGAAGTCTTGCCtctttgctgcggtttttgttgtAGGATTTTCCGTGTTAGTAATGAACGTCGATTGGCTAGAGATATATCATATCATGAGACGTCAATATATTCGCTTCGAATAG
- the LOC130821075 gene encoding WPP domain-interacting tail-anchored protein 2-like isoform X1: MLYTLTNILCFHCLCFIYYMIDCYSNLVVITIETLASLLCSCSAIVETKESNMGLDACVANGIKDVDPEAACNSLSNGIAISENGSMEPTKLMELISLLNMELAYFSEKLVNLDLLMTIVSLGEIGLGELSIQNNNISDVEIEKALIFDLSFGYLDSEITELASFLEILQAKMMDAQQEICSFKKRKDIFTVFQAKLQASENSWIHLQEQMSELKRQLVNFHRTLSLIRNDSMYSIEIEDFERSNYDMQIAGQQRYVLSMLEKSLAAELNLEKQLLESKRIEKELNSKLILTNDVVLGMESFLDVVLERLLEAEHSSQVYKGFAKETMSRFQICEFNMHCSVHREEELKSKLQNSLERLKERESAEVKLKEVEEKLKASESKLQEVKASYEVIQEQLSMVEDTNESLREHLFMVETRADEAEEKLVTLTEENAELREELGFLKGGDSNGEKIGLLEKQVRDLDVKLQTSKCFADASLEQQSMLYTAIWDMETLIEELKSKVSKAESKVESAHKECLDLAETNVELNKQIGYLKDENGKLVDNQKEVNKLQVAREKEIKNLAKVFNEMAVQLAIERERLQKQLSSLARENTILLEELRKTRKNLLGATQSKKDDDKKDIDTATDDPATGISTELANTEEVVETSTTATASNQVDEVVYSQVYETSDKNTHKTEATAIPRSHDVAMTIVANCTDHEEAEAAGSSRSGAAADSNITHENAASRTSHENVGKMKNKQFNKKSCLFAAVFVVGFSVLVMNVDWLEIYHIMRRQYIRFE, from the exons atgttatatactctaacaaatatCCTATGTTTTCATTGTTTGTGCTTCATTTACTACATGATTGATTGTTACTCGAATTTGGTTGTCATAACAATCGAGACTTTGGCATCCCTTCTTTGCAGCTGCTCTGCAATTGTCGAAACGAAAGAATCAAACATGGGTTTGGATGCTTGTGTTGCCAACGGCATCAAAGATGTTGACCCAGAAGCTGCTTGCAATTCTCTATCCAATGGGATTGCGATTAGCGAAAATGGTTCAATGGAGCCAACTAAACTTATGGaattaatatctttattaaACATGGAGTTGGCATACTTTTCTGAGAAGCTAGTGAACTTGGATCTTCTTATGACAATTGTGTCACTCGGAGAGATTGGGCTTGGAGAATTGTCGATCCAAAACAACAATATCTCCGATGTAGAAATCGAGAAGGCTCTGATATTTGATCTTTCATTTGGTTATCTAGATTCCGAAATAACTGAATTAGCGAGTTTCTTAGAAATTCTTCAAGCGAAAATGATGGACGCACAGCAAGAAATATgttcttttaaaaaaagaaaagatataTTCACCGTCTTTCAAGCGAAGTTGCAGGCTTCGGAAAATTCTTGGATTCATTTACAAGAGCAAATGTCCGAGTTGAAGAGGCAATTAGTAAATTTTCACCGAACACTTTCATTAATTCGAAATGACAGCA TGTACTCGATTGAAATCGAAGATTTCGAGAGATCCAATTATGATATGCAGATTGCTGGGCAGCAAAGATATGTGCTTAGCATGCTGGAAAAATCGCTAGCTGCAGAACTTAATCTCGAGAAACAGTTACTCGAATCaaagagaatagagaaagagctAAACTCAAAGCTCATACTTACAAATGATGTCGTCTTGGGTATGGAATCATTTCTAGACGTTGTTTTAGAGAGACTATTAGAAGCTGAACATTCTTCGCAGGTTTATAAGGGGTTTGCAAAGGAAACGATGTCACGTTTTCAGATTTGTGAATTTAACATGCATTGCTCGGTTCACAGAGAAGAGGAGCTCAAATCCAAGCTTCAGAATAGCTTAGAGCGACTGAAAGAAAGGGAAAGCGCGGAGGTTAAATTGAAAGAAGTTGAAGAGAAGTTGAAAGCTTCTGAGTCAAAGTTACAAGAGGTTAAGGCCTCGTATGAGGTTATCCAAGagcaactttcgatggtagaaGACACAAATGAATCTCTAAGAGAACATCTTTTTATGGTGGAAACTAGAGCGGATGAAGCCGAAGAAAAACTTGTTACTTTAACTGAAGAGAATGCGGAGCTTAGAGAAGAATTGGGATTTCTTAAAGGTGGTGATAGTAATGGAGAGAAGATAGGTTTGTTGGAAAAACAGGTGAGAGACTTGGATGTTAAGTTGCAAACTTCTAAGTGTTTTGCGGACGCCAGTCTAGAGCAGCAAAGTATGCTCTACACGGCTATATGGGACATGGAAACATTGATCGAGGAGCTAAAATCGAAGGTATCGAAAGCCGAGAGTAAGGTCGAAAGTGCGCATAAAGAGTGCCTTGATTTAGCGGAGACGAATGTGGAACTTAACAAACAAATAGGTTATCTTAAAGAtgaaaatggaaagttagtggATAATCAGAAAGAAGTAAACAAATTACAAGTAGCAAGGGAAAAGGAAATCAAAAATTTGGCAAAGGTTTTCAATGAAATGGCTGTGCAGTTAGCTATTGAAAGAGAGAGGCTTCAGAAACAG TTATCCTCTTTAGCCAGAGAAAACACGATATTGTTGGAGGAGTTGCGGAAAACAAGGAAAAACTTGCTTGGGGCTACTCAAAGCAAGAAAGACGATGATAAAAAAGACATCGACACCGCCACAGATGATCCTGCTACTGGAATAAGCACAGAACTAGCAAATACCGAAGaggtagttgaaacttcgacaACAGCCACCGCGAGTAACCAGGTTGATGAAGTCGTATATTCACAG GTGTACGAGACATCAGACAAAAACACACATAAAACAGAAGCTACAGCTATCCCTAGATCACACGACGTTGCTATGACTATTGTCGCTAATTGTACAGACCATGAAGAAGCTGAAGCTGCAGGTTCCTCCCGATCTGGTGCTGCTGCCGATTCTAATATAACCCATGAAAATGCTGCTAGTCGTACGAGCCATGAAAATGTGGGCaagatgaagaacaaacaattCAATAAGAAGTCTTGCCtctttgctgcggtttttgttgtAGGATTTTCCGTGTTAGTAATGAACGTCGATTGGCTAGAGATATATCATATCATGAGACGTCAATATATTCGCTTCGAATAG
- the LOC130821077 gene encoding transcription factor bHLH49, whose amino-acid sequence MGMNDKDKLELEKSNEEPLSYHPVSLSADWRYDIPNFAKSSMGLVSSGNSMAVCGDAVGHSCSSGSIVDSFGPKVWEHSVNTAPLGFSEMDVHNGAGVSDPLLMLKGGPFLPSMAGMVHHSLSQFSTDSAFIERAARFSSFSGGNFGDMLNPLGIHQCCNPYTRGEVMIQGMQEVLSGNTFKTLSGRLPQKSEACLADTSKDVSLPPEHGAVELQKIDTAVERSNDEAKQDVSMSGNDSDEPEFSGGLAQDEGVPLTVKDAKKRKRGNQDMEAEQANGNQQQIGEAGKNNPEIQQKGKQNSTGAGNKPNGKHGKQSSPAFDSPKEEYIHVRARRGQATNSHSLAERVRREKISERMKFLQDLVPGCSKATGKAVMLDEIINYVQSLQRQVEFLSMKLATVNPQLDFNIERLLAKDQMFSARPGPSGLAFSPDISLPYPPLHSTQPPILPPGIPAVGNSSDALQRVISSQMPNIGAYKEHALQLPNVWDGELHNVVQMGFNANAPLDNQETNC is encoded by the exons ATGGGTATGAACGATAAGGATAAATTAGAACTAGAAAAGAGTAATGAAGAACCCCTGAGCTATCACCCCGTTAGTTTATCAGCTGATTGGCGATATGATATTCCCAATTTTGCGAAGTCGTCAATGGGTTTAGTGTCGAGTGGGAATTCTATGGCTGTTTGTGGAGATGCTGTTGGTCATTCCTGTTCCTCTGGTTCAATTGTGGACTCGTTTGGTCCAAAAGTTTGGGAGCATTCTGTTAACACAGCACCCTTAGGCTTCAGTGAAATGGATGTTCATAACGGGGCAGGTGTTTCCGATCCACTTTTAATGCTCAAAGGTGGCCCATTTTTACCAAGCATGGCAGGGATGGTGCATCATAGCTTATCCCAGTTTTCAACTGATTCGGCATTCATTGAGCGTGCTGCTCGGTTCTCCAGCTTTAGTGGGGGGAATTTTGGGGATATGTTGAATCCTTTGGGTATTCATCAATGTTGTAATCCTTATACCCGAGGCGAGGTAATGATACAAGGTATGCAAGAAGTATTGTCAGGAAACACCTTTAAAACGTTATCGGGTAGGCTCCCTCAAAAATCTGAGGCATGCTTAGCTGATACCTCCAAGGATGTTTCTTTGCCTCCTGAACATGGGGCTGTGGAATTGCAAAAGATTGACACGGCTGTTGAAAGGTCTAATGATGAAGCTAAACAGGATGTTTCTATGTCTGGAAATGATTCTGATGAACCCGAGTTTAGTGGTGGCTTGGCCCAAGACGAGGGGGTACCTTTAACGGTAAAAGATGCAAAGAAAAGAAAGCGGGGTAATCAG GATATGGAGGCTGAGCAAGCCAATGGAAATCAGCAGCAAATTGGCGAAGCCGGGAAGAATAATCCAGAAATTCAACAGAAAGGAAAGCAGAATTCAACAGGAGCTGGGAATAAGCCTAATGGAAAACATGGTAAACAGAGTTCTCCGGCTTTTGATTCACCGAAGGAAGAATACATACATGTGAGAGCACGGAGAGGACAGGCTACTAACAGCCATAGTCTAGCAGAAAGG GTTAGGAGAGAAAAAATTAGTGAGAGAATGAAATTTCTTCAAGATCTTGTGCCTGGTTGTAGCAAG GCCACTGGCAAAGCAGTTATGCTGGACGAAATTATCAACTATGTACAATCTTTACAACGGCAGGTTGAG TTTTTGTCAATGAAGTTGGCAACAGTTAACCCTCAATTGGACTTCAACATCGAGCGTCTTCTCGCAAAAGAT CAAATGTTTTCTGCACGACCTGGTCCATCTGGTCTTGCATTTTCTCCGGATATTTCATTGCCTTACCCTCCCCTTCACTCAACTCAACCGCCCATCTTGCCCCCCGGTATTCCTGCCGTAGGAAACTCTTCGGATGCACTACAGAGGGTGATTAGTTCACAAATGCCAAATATAGGAGCGTACAAAGAGCATGCGCTGCAG CTTCCTAATGTTTGGGACGGTGAGCTTCACAACGTTGTGCAAATGGGTTTTAATGCTAATGCTCCGCTTGATAACCAAGAAACGAACTGTTAG